One genomic segment of Ferrimonas sp. YFM includes these proteins:
- a CDS encoding ISL3 family transposase gives MQKLTLPILPWEGFSPTHTELHHDTLTIHLTPTGPGQCRCGQAVSRVHDVTLRTVQERDIFGYQTLLSVPLRRLRCPDCGVVTECLSWLEPHARQTNRLILYVEQLLKRMPIKHVNEMTGLHWHTLKRLDRRRLAREVTEPDWSKVRRLVMDEFALFKGHRYATVIADADTHQVLWVGEGRSREAIRPFFLTLGEHCQHIEAVAMDMNTAFDLEVVMHCPNAAVVYDLFHVVAKYGREVVDRVRVDRANELRQDKPARRRVKRGRWVLLKNRENMTDKQHAYLEELLAENRSLMVVYLMREQLKELWYADCPDAALSQWRLWWQQVTESGIEPLIRFAKKLKPYLKGILASATYRLHTCKLEGMNNKIKVIKRMAYGYRDSDYFFLKIRAAFPGNAR, from the coding sequence ATGCAAAAGCTTACCTTGCCTATCTTACCGTGGGAAGGGTTTTCCCCCACTCATACTGAGCTCCACCACGATACTCTTACCATCCATTTAACCCCCACGGGCCCCGGTCAATGTCGCTGTGGCCAAGCTGTCAGTCGGGTTCACGATGTCACTCTCCGCACTGTTCAGGAGCGTGATATTTTTGGCTACCAGACTTTGCTGTCTGTACCACTGCGCCGACTACGCTGCCCTGACTGTGGTGTGGTCACTGAGTGCCTTTCCTGGCTGGAGCCCCATGCTCGCCAGACCAACCGACTTATCCTGTACGTCGAGCAACTGCTTAAGCGGATGCCCATCAAGCACGTTAATGAGATGACCGGTTTGCACTGGCACACCCTCAAACGACTGGATAGACGGCGCCTGGCTCGGGAAGTCACCGAGCCGGACTGGAGCAAGGTACGACGGCTGGTGATGGACGAATTTGCCCTGTTCAAGGGCCACCGCTACGCCACGGTCATCGCCGATGCCGACACCCACCAGGTGCTGTGGGTTGGCGAGGGCCGTAGTCGAGAGGCGATACGACCGTTCTTCCTGACGTTGGGAGAGCACTGCCAGCATATCGAAGCGGTAGCCATGGACATGAATACCGCCTTCGACCTTGAGGTGGTGATGCATTGCCCCAATGCCGCAGTGGTCTACGACCTTTTCCATGTGGTGGCCAAATATGGCCGGGAAGTGGTGGACCGGGTGCGAGTGGACCGAGCCAATGAACTGAGGCAGGACAAACCGGCGAGACGAAGGGTGAAACGAGGTCGCTGGGTGCTGCTGAAGAACCGGGAGAACATGACCGACAAGCAGCATGCCTATCTGGAGGAACTGCTGGCCGAGAACCGGTCGCTGATGGTGGTGTATCTAATGCGGGAACAGTTGAAAGAGTTGTGGTATGCCGACTGTCCCGATGCAGCGCTAAGCCAGTGGCGGTTATGGTGGCAACAGGTCACCGAGAGCGGCATCGAGCCGCTGATTCGCTTCGCAAAGAAGCTCAAACCCTACCTCAAAGGCATTCTCGCCTCGGCTACCTACCGGCTGCACACCTGTAAGCTCGAGGGAATGAACAACAAGATAAAGGTCATCAAACGCATGGCTTACGGATACCGGGACAGCGACTACTTCTTCTTGAAGATACGAGCCGCTTTTCCCGGTAATGCGCGATGA